The DNA segment TAAATTTGCTGAGACAAACAATAATTGAGCAactttttttccaatttgtttAAAAAACAGTTGAAAATACAGGTGATTTCCAAAGACCCTATACTGGCCTACAAGGAAGACTGGCAGTTTCATAACACCAAAAGGCCTCCCTCTCAAatacaatttctatttttttccccttgttcttATTTCtgtaaaaggagaaatgtttactTCTTTCCCTTGAATTAGGAAGCTCCTGCTTTTCTTAGAAAATTCTTGCTGTGGTTCAGCAGCCACAATGTGATTTATTTTCCCTTGAGCAAATTCTTGCCTCAACATCCTTCTGCTCTGCCAAGCAATACTGCAGCCCTGATGAAGCTTCTCTctcattcccttcccattccattGATTCTGTATCTTGTTCATGGACCTTGTAATAGCCTTCTGTTTGTGAATGTTTTACTTAGAACTTATCTTTTTTGAATTCCCCAAAGAGGTTTAGCATCTTGCTTGCCATCTTGTTTTTCAAGCTGCTAATGTTCTAAAGAAACTCTTATCCTTTTCTCACCATCCACCATTCAATGGGTTAGTGCCCAAGTCACATCTGGAAAGCCATCTAACAGAGAAATGCTTGTTTGCCACTGCTATGTCTTTGCCACCCTGCTGTTGACTTTGAAATGCAGTGTAGACATGGCACAATACCCACTAAAAGCCTATGAAGTTTTTCAATGCATTGATTTATATATTGGTATTTCTTCATTACTCCACTCAGATAcggtttttaattatttatttgcatcctgcctttattCAAAGGCAGGAGGCaccttcttcctcttattttccccaaaaaCCACCCTGGCCCTTTGGCTTTCATAGataaggcagaacttgaacttacaatctcctgctttctagcctggtgctttgttttgttttgttttgtttttatttgcatttatatcccgcccttctctgaagactcagggcggcttacactatgttagcaatagtcttcatcctatttgtatatttatatacaaagtcaacttattgcccccaacaatctgggtcctcattttacctaccttataaaggatggaaggctgagtcaaccttgggcctggtgggactagaacctgcagtaattgcaagcagctgtgttaataacagactgtcttagcagtctgagccacagaggcccgttgattggtttatatgccacccatctccctgtCGGACTGCAAGGCATTTCACACCCATATCATTTTCATAATCATATTTTACAAAGCATTTAAAATACCAATGCAGAAACTTCAAGAAGCACTGCATTTTTCCCATGGAAAAATACTGTTGTCAAAAGAAATAATGTAATATTCCTATAGCAAGGAATCTATCTCCCAAGCAATTAATAAACTAAAATTGTACATTTATTGCAAAGAtgatattatataatttataatggtATATGGCCTTAAACATACAGTTTTACATTCAGCAGTGTAGTATGTCCTGATCAATATGACTTTTATATTCTTAACTTCAGAAGAAATTATCTTCAATAATTCTTTTTGGGATGCACAGAGCCTTGGAAATTGGTATTTGCACAAGACactacagagatttttttttataaaagcgcaatattatttttacttttaaaagtatttcatgaaacatttaaaaatacttaCTTTGTGAATATTCTTCCCCCATTGGAGGTGGATAGTCTTCATCCCAGTCCACTATGTCTTCATCCGTTAATACGACAATATGACATTCACGTTCTCCTTTTTTAGCACTACTAACCATTATTGGCAGGATTAACTCTTCCAAATAGCTATCGAACTGCTTATGAGCCCCATCATTGGACAGTTCATGCAATAATGCACCTAAGGAAAGAAGATATATGGCTGAATGTTATACATCTAACTCTATCAGTCTCATATCATTTCAACAGCAAGATTTAGCACAAAACATAAAAGCATATAAATGTATAGGGAACTAATATATTTCTCCCTTAAGTGAGTGTTCCTTACTTTAAATCTCTCCAAAAGGGACTGGGCTTTAACTCTCAAAATGCTAGCCAGCATGATCAATGGACCCATGATGGCTTTAAGATTCTGGAAAGGAAGATAGCATATCTGGAGAGCGCTTGTGTGCGGAAGGCTGTTATAAATGCTGTTATACTTACTTAAATCTTGACACTTGATTGTGTTGAAATCAAAATTGATGCAAAGATAGTCACAAGTGTCTCTGAGATCAGGAATAGAAATTCCATCAGGACAGTGAATGATTCCAGTTTTGTAATAATCCTGAAAAGTCAAgggataaaatattattattaatacatttCCCCATCAAAAACATTCAAAATAGCATGCACAGGCAATTGTGCATCAGGTAATCTACTGATAGTTTAGGCATATTCTAATGCTTTACATATAGTTGGTACATAatgattttgttatttatttatttatttatttatttatttattaaatttctagaccgcccttctcccgaaggactcaggacagtgtacagccttattaaaacacataggtacacaataaatttaaaatacatttaaaatgaaatatttaaccggccaatttaaaactaaaacgatcaaaagaccgatataaaaccctaaaatataaaattataaatagattaatacaatttaaaattcaattaaaattaagttacactaaaatattaaattaaaataatatttaggctagtcccacccgattgaatagcagagtcttcagttcccgcttgaaggtacggaggtcgggaagttggcgtaaccctggaggtaactcattccatagggtcggtgctgccacagagaaggctctccccctgggggtcaccagccggcactgtttggctgatggcacccggagcaggcccgctctgtgggagcgcacaggtcgttgggaggctatcggtggcagaaggcggtctcgtaaatagcgcgGTCCTAAGCCtatattcttccttcctccttgaaTAATGAATACGGAATAAACCATATGATAAAAATGTGagattatatatgtgtgtatgtctgtgtgtgtactTATCATGTTCAACTTTGACTTTGTGTTTGCTCGATGAGTTaatttctactcccagaattccaagacTTTTCCTATGTGGATTTGGGATTCAAAGCTCAATATATTATGGAGAGCAATCCATCTAATGTATTAGGAGCAGACAGATCCAGGTTCAGGTCTGCTCTTAACCACTGTAACTCACTGGATGATTTTAGATCAGTCACTCTATTTCAGCCTAACCTAGCTAATAGGGTTGATGTTGTGAGAATAAAATGCACCAAGATCCCTAAGCAACTCTGTGAGCTCTTAGAGGGAAGAtgagatataaatctaacaaataaaataatatggtcTTCCTTAAATggagaaaaatgagagagaaaaatctgAAGTCTAAGCAGAATAAAAAATACTTATCAAGTAAATCAGAATTCCCTTGAAGTTGAAAGCAAGAATAGGAACTTTATAAATAGGAGGAATAGCCCTGCTTCTGGAACATCATGGAATTTCTTACCAGCACAATCCGAAAAACAGCAGAACTGATGCCTTCTGCAATTTCATATTCGCCCTTTTCATTTGGACGAGTGAAGTTATATTCTCGTCCTGGTCCAAACATTCTGAAAAGCAGAAAGACATTAAGGTAGGAAGATCCGATTAAGACCACTTAAGCAAAGAATAATTTCTATATCAGCAAGCTGTTATTGGGGATTATCATAAAAATTATCTAGCATTtacaaagtttttattttttgaagcctAGAAATTGTGATTGAATTGCTAACACTGAATAGGAAAACTAGATCTAAGCACTTGATATAATTTTACACATACCATTCACAGTCCTGTTTAGTCTGGTCATACCTCTATGATAGGAAAGCATGTAGAACAGGTTCTGGAATTCTTTACACCTCGGAGTCACTTACCTTCCCAACATTGTATCAGGATGGGCTATAAAAATTTGTGGGTTTACAACAAATCTTGCTCCATCTACAATAAGAGTCACTTTCTCTGGGGCTTGGACTTGTGGACTATTGCTCAAGTTGTTAGGACTGTTCCCAGACTGTTCTTGTGTACTGTAGTAGCCTTGATTTCGTTTACTCCCTCCTGGGAAGAAAATAATATTGGCATATTCAAAGCCATTAGAACATAGAGAACTTGCTGGGTGAAAAGCAGATCTGagctgttcttctaaagacatcaGATATGAGCAGCATCTGAATAATTGGCATCAATTATTAGATTTTAAAAGTCCACCTATAACTCAAagtgattattttatttgtatcctgactttattatttttataaataactcaaggcgaaaaacatacccaacacaccttcctcctcctattttcccacaataacaaccttatgaggtgggttaggctgagagagagttagAGAGCTGTGAGAGTTACCCAGCTAACTTTTATGGCTAAGACAGAACTAAAACTCAGTCTctggctttctagcctgatgccttaactactagaccaagctGGTTGATgagattaattatatttaatacatttttttgaacAAACCTGTTATCCCCTGCATTGGAGTGGAGTTGGGGCGACTGAATGAcgatgagcatttactggccagatgcccccccccccaatgcctatGTGGAGCTCACAatagatattttctctttatgtccagagagagaaatatctgtcactacctaggattgaaatcacagcctcctgattttgaGACGAAACTCCACCTCTAGTCCACCATGCCGCTCAAACTATATTTAATACATTAATTGTGGGTTAAAACAGAAATGCCCCAATGTCATAAGAAAAAGCATTGCTGGTTTAGAATACCTATAGACAGATTCTTCAAGCTGAATTAATATAAAACAATGCAAAATTGTTCCACACTTCCTTTTTatgatattaaaaaaatggaagattCCAGATGGAAATTGTGAATGGCTCAACCTTTGGTACAGTTCATGTCCAAAGCAGGTTGATTACATAATAAAAGTTTTGTGTTTAAGGATCTATAGTAGTTTGATCGGACAGAAGACTGATTCACACTCTGCATTCATGTTTCTATAATTATATGAATTTTCACACAGCTGGTATGAATTTATCTAGGGATAGACTGCAATCTCTTTGTTTTCACACTTGGCTCATTTCATTTCACTACAATTTATCTATTTAGGTTTTACACTATCAAGAAGAGACAAATATAACCTAATGGACTATGCACACCACAATGCATCTTATTCACAGTATGGTAACAATTGGTTAAAGAGTCTGTGAAAATGCGGCCTTTGATCCCAAAGAGGTACACAAGACCACATtttgtgatacattttaatttttttttaaaaaaaactggttttGTCCTTACCATGATTTCTGCACAAAGGAAACATGTTAATGCTGTGACTGCCCTGCTTCACACTGCCTTTGTCCTGATCATGGGTTGAAGAAGCTAAATTCTCAAGTTCTTGATTACTCAGTTTCTCCATTCCACCGGCATGACTAATATTCAACTGGAAAAGCAGTcctacaggaaagaaaaaaaggatttacATCACGACAAAATCTCTCTGTCTATTCTTTTCTCGAGCAACATGCACATGCTCAAGGCCATAGGTAGCCCCTGAAAATCCCTCCACATGCTTTGCTGACACAAAAGAGGTAGAAAATATATGAAGATGCAGTATAAACCCTGGAAtctcatatagaatagaacagaacagaacagaacagaatagaataggatatttttattggccaagtgtgattggacatacaaggaatttgtcttggtgcatatgctctcagtgtacataaaagaaaagataccttataccttcatcaagaatcataatatacaacacttaatgatagtcatagggtacaaataagcaattaggaaacaatatcaatataaatcataaggatacaagcaacaaagttacagtcatacagtcataagtggaaggagatgggtgatgggaacaatgagaagattaatagtagtggagacttagtaaatagtttgacagtgttgagggaattatttgttttagcagagtgatggcattcgggaagaaactgtttttgtgtctagttgttctggtgtgcagtgctctgtagcatccttttgagagtaggagttgaaacaatttatgtccaggatgtgaggggtctgtaaatattttcacagtcctctttttgactcgtgcagtatataggtcctgaatagaaggcaggttggtatcaATTGTTttgtctgcagttctaattatcctctgaagtctgtgtctgtcttgttgggttgcagaaccaaaccagacagttatagaggtgcagatgacagactcaataatatcACCCATAAAAACAAACACAAGGTGCCAAAGTTGCTTAACTACTATATATGTGTGATATGTTCCTACTCACTTTCTGTGCCTTAATTCCACTATCCAAATTTTAACAGCAGCTCATGGCTTCCAACAAAAGATGGCCAAAATCATCAACTAAAAAACCTGAATGGGAATTTAGACTGTGGTCTCAGCAGCATATTCTTATCTCAGCTTGACTCAATTTGGTGCCAACGAGATACGTTTAGCTTGCACAAGGTATATCTGGAAACTAGAAGGCATCAAGCTGGGGAAGCCTCTCTAATCACTTCACCATGTGGACTATGACTTCATATGATGTTTTTCTCTTAGaatttaaatgtttttgtttcataCTTGGCCTTTACATTTACCGAAACATTTTACAAACATCTAGCTCTCTAGAGAAAACTCTAATGTTGTGCAAGGggatggaaagagaagaaaaggatgatCAGCAACAAGGTGGACAGTCTGTGTTACAGTGATATCATCGTAGAGAAAATCTATCCATGTGGTTGCTAGAATCAGCAATGATTTGGTGGCATCTAATCAATCAAACAAGCTGGTAACTATGAGCATTGATTTCATACAAGATCTTGTTCCATGTACACACATGAATGGGGAGAAGAAGACCAATGCAGTGGATCACATGTTCAGGTAGTGAAAATGTCTATTCTGCTAGATGTGTTCTTATTGGAAAGCTTACCGGCAGAGTCTCAACAGTTTACACCCAGCAAACTAAACAAGAGACATGGACACTAGTATTCAGATTTGCACACCTTCCAAAAGAAAGTGCCTTTTGTGAAGGAGCCTCATTAATCTTATGTCCCTGGCTGTTTGAAGAAATAGCACATGGGAATAATAAATATCTgaattaaataaatgcaaatcATTTCCCTTTTTTGTGATAAATTCACTTTTCTGTTACATATAATGTTGCCTATACATTATATgtaacagaatatatatatatatattcttagccAAAATCCTTGGCTCTAAGAAACCAAAATGACAAACAGTGTCTTTTGGGAAGAGAGGTGGTTTGACTTAGTTTTGACTCTTAACAACAAGATTTCAGGAACAACTTGCCATTGCCGACTTCTTAAGGCTGGCTTTGTACTTAAAGCAGGACTATAACTCACAGTCAaccagtttttagcctggtgccttaaccatcacAGTAAACTGGCTCTTTTAACTATAACACGAAATAACATCTAAGTTTCTAAGTTAGCAGCTAAAAAAAACATGTAATACTGTTAAACAATATTTAAGATCATACCGTAAATCTAATGAAATATCTATTTGTTTTTCTAATCCTCCAGTTAACCATTTTTATTAGCAACCCAAAACCGTTCTATTGACATactcatatttaaaaataaatccagtTCTGTAAATAGTATCACAAGACAAGTGGCTGACATATGAATgtgtttaatttcttttctcaaCACAGCACATTTCACTACATGACTCAGAAACAACATGCAACTTACATAGATTTTGGTCCAGGGATTTGCCTTTCTGGTTCTTCATCTTCCTATTTAAAATCATCATCAAATTATAGTATTGCTTAACCAGCTACAGAAATTGAGAGACATTTTTTTGTCAATGAAACCCACATCTTGCTTGATGAAGGTCCAACAAACTcaaaattttcaatttttttgcaaCTTGACTTAAGGAAGATATGTGTTTAATGTATTTTGGAATTCTACTTATGATTAACATATTATATTCAGTCTTTGTATGTATACAGTATACAATAGTGCCGAATTTCATGCATAATTCCAAGCCTTGATCAACTATGGTTTATTGAACTAACCACAATTGCTATGTTTGAACAACAAGCTGAACCAAAGTCACAACAAGGCATGTGGCAACTTAGTTTGGATTATGTGTACAGGGGAATGGTTGCTAGGTCTGTACATCCTTCCAAAAATGATATGAAGGAAATGCTTTGGAATATGCAGAGGCCTGAAAAAAATGCAGATATTTAAAGATATCTACTATTAAAGTTAAAGCAGCTCTTAAAGCAATGGCATTAGGGGTGGGGGAGGCTGCATAGaaccctggggaaaaaaatcgTTCTGCTTTATTTCTGAAGTACGTACAGTTCTAAATTCTACCATGGAAACCAAATGTGATTTGCTGGCCCTCTCACATTATACTTTCTCCCAATATGGAAATATTAAAGGCATGCTCATATTTCATTATGAAATATTAAATTTCTATCAGGATATGTTTATAACCACTACAGAATTGGTTCTAGAGTTCAGTGCTTCTATATTGATTAGTTTCCGGATTGATAAGGATTCaggagatttttttatttttttttaaagaatcaccTTCCAGCTTTCCAGACAGaccagcaagaaaaaaaaaacacaaagtctGACATTATTTTTGCTTCTCTTATTGGGGCACGTTAGATAAAATTGGGGAGGGTAACAAATTGGTGATGAACTTACATATCCTTAGATATAAGCATTGCTGTTGGGACCTATCATTGGTAAAGACAGCTGGCAGAGAGGCCACTTTCCAGGAATGACCTCTGTATCATATGAGAAAGACTTGAAGGCTGGTGGGGATATTCTGgtaattgactttgtaaaatatattctAAGTAGCACTTGCGATagtacttaagacttatttatcacttcatagtgctttacagccctttctaagtggtttacaaagccagcatattgcccccaacaatctgggtcctcattttatcgacctcagaaggatggaaggctgagtcaaccttgaggatcgaactcctggcagtgggcagagttagcctgcaattctgcattctaaccactgtgccaccacggacaTTTGCCACCATAGCAAGtatctgaagaaaaaagaaaagatgaaatggagaagaaaaaagtaaagCCCACAAAAGGATACATTTCTCATGTGTTAAAGATGGTCCTAGATATATACAGATCTccaattatataaattattattatttaaggacaagtaaggagaaaaataaacattaacTGCACCCTCTGAAAGAGTCTTGCTACTATAAACTCTTAGAATTGAGTTTTCTTTGTGCTGTGCTTCCCCTGTGAAACTGCATCTGCTACCCACTCTAGGACCAGGGATGCTCCAATCTTTTTCAATCCAAGAAAGCCATCTAGAGATGGTTCTTCCAAGGAGGtccttctagagcagggatgtcaaactcgactgcattgagggccatatcagggttgtgtttgacctcggggggggggggaggtgggtgtggccaggtcgacatcactcatgtcaggagtGATGCCACCTGCGGTGGCACGGATGGCAGCTGTGATGGCACGGTGgcactgcagccctctgccagcaaaaacggagctaggGAGATACGTGTGCATCctgcccaagctccgtttttactggcagaggcactgcgggctagtccttcactatttccagggggCCATCTAAGCACCCTGGGACCGGATCCGGTCCacaggccttaagtttgacactcgTGCTTTAGAACACAGGTGTCAAAACTTGCCACGTCactatcatgtgacgtatcacgacATTTTTCCATTCACGGAGTGgcagtgggtgtggcctgcacgtgacgcatccaacctgtgggccgccagtCTAGAGACTGTGACTTTATATTAGAAAAAGGTTTTCTTGGCACATTAagatttttttataataattttattaaacattaccaCTAAAAAGctaaaaactaacacaaactaaaAGAAACCCTgcaagaataaaaagaaacaaatagaaaTGCAAAGCTCATCtaaatatagaaagaaaagtAAGCAATTCAGATCACTGTATAATTGATGGATAATGACTGCTCTTCTAGCCTTATAGCATTACTAACTCTGCAACCACAGAAGCAC comes from the Ahaetulla prasina isolate Xishuangbanna chromosome 3, ASM2864084v1, whole genome shotgun sequence genome and includes:
- the KCTD20 gene encoding BTB/POZ domain-containing protein KCTD20; protein product: MEKLSNQELENLASSTHDQDKGSVKQGSHSINMFPLCRNHGGSKRNQGYYSTQEQSGNSPNNLSNSPQVQAPEKVTLIVDGARFVVNPQIFIAHPDTMLGRMFGPGREYNFTRPNEKGEYEIAEGISSAVFRIVLDYYKTGIIHCPDGISIPDLRDTCDYLCINFDFNTIKCQDLSALLHELSNDGAHKQFDSYLEELILPIMVSSAKKGERECHIVVLTDEDIVDWDEDYPPPMGEEYSQILYSSKLYRFFKYIENRDVAKTVLKERGLKNIRIGIEGYPTCKEKVKKRPGGRSEVIYNYVQRPFIQMSWEKEEGKSRHVDFQCVRSKSLTNLVMAGEDVAEDQEIMLHHPPQVDELDRLNAPLSQMDANEVAD